ATCGGATCGTCGATGTCCACACCCCTTACGCCGTCCATGGCCTGGACCGGGCGATGGGCCTCAGGCCCTCGCGCCTGCCTTGGGCCGCGCTCCTATTAGGCTTCATCGGGGCGGCGTTCAAGGTATGGTTCGAATACTGGACCACCGGCGTCAGTTGGCCTATCGACGTAGGCGGCAAGCCGTTCGACTCGCTGCCGGCGTTTGTGCCGGTTACTTTCGAGGTGATGGTGCTCTTCGCCGGTGTGGGGACGGTCTTCACCTTCCTGATCGCGAGGCGGCTCCTGCCCGGCCGAAGCGCTCGCCTGCCTCACCCCGATGTAACGACCGACAGATTCGTCATCATTCTTGAAGAGAGCGACGCCGCCTTCGATCCGGTCGAAGTGAAGGCGCTTTTTCGCACCCTCGGCGCCGTCGAAGTCCTTGAACGGGAAACGAGCGAGGTTGTGCGATGAACCGGAGCCTTGTCAACTTACTGCTCGGAGGCGCCTTGGTCGTTACTTTAGGCCTTGGCCTGATGATCGAGGATGACCATAGACTTCCTAACCGGCTCTTCCTGCCCAATATGAACGCCTCGCCGGCTTATGGTGCCTATGAAGAAGGACCTTTGGCTAAAGGCGAAAGGCGAACGAAAGAAGCCGGGCAGTGGTCGGGAGGGCTTTACCTTACGCCCGATTCGATAGGACTTAAGGCATCCACCGCCTTGACGAATCCCCTCAACAAGGACTCGCTCATGGACTATTCGCAAGCAGGTGCGTTCGTCTATCGTGATTTCTGTCTGCCTTGCCACGGGCCAAACGGCGCCGGCGACGGCCCGGTGGCGCTCCGCGGCTACCCGCCGCCGCCGAACCTGATTGCTCCGGCTGCCAATGCCCTAACCGATGGGCAAATCTATCACATCATCACCTTTGGCAAGGGCAATATGCCGGCCTACGCCGCGCAGATGACGGACTACGAAAGGTGGCTGGCGGTGATGCACCTGCGCCGGTTACAATGACGAATCGTTAGGTTCGCTCAAGTAATAGGGACGAGCCGCAATTCATCTGACTATCTACCTATGAGCACCATAGAAACCGCACTTCCTCCCGTAACATCGCATACGTCCGCTGGTTTGGAACAGGTGCCGATTCCGGCGCGACTCTATCGGAGCATCGCCGTTGTGGGAGGTCTCCTGCTGTCCGGCTCGTTCCTCCTGACCCCCGACCGGACCTGGATGGACCTGCTGATGGCCGGCCTGGCGTTGACGACCCTCGGGCTGGGAGGCATCTTCTTCGTCGCGTTGCAGTATGTAACCGGCGCCCACTGGAGCGTAGTGATCCGCCGAACGGCCGAGGCGCTTTACAGTTGCCTGCCCATTGGCGCTATTCTACTCGGCATCGTGCTGATCTTGCGCCCATCGCTCTACGCGTGGACGAATCCGGAGTCCCATTTTGAAGGATTCAAAGGTCTCTGGCTCAGTCGCGGATTCTTTATACTCCGGGCGGCGATTTATATTGCGATCTGGATTAGCCTCGGGCGAAAGATCATCGGCCTGTCGCGGCAACAGGACACGACGCGGGATCCCGGCCTGACCCGTTTGGCAGCGAAGTGGTCGGGCCTCTTCATAGTTGCCTTTGCCCTCACCTTCTGGCTGGCGAGCGTGGACTGGTTGATGTCGCTTGAGCCGCACTGGTTCAGCACCATCTTCGGCGTCTATAACTTCGCCGGAATGTTCACCGCGACACTCGCCGTCATAAGTCTGCTCGTCGTTCGGCTGATGACCCGCGGCGGCCTAAAGGGACTCGCAACCGCCGAGCACCTCCACGACCTCGGCAAACTCCTCTTCGCCTTCTCCGTCTTCTGGATGTATATCTGGTTTTCGCAATACATGTTGATCTGGTACGCTAATATTCCGGAGGAGGCTGTCTATTACACCCGGCGGATGGCCGGGGCGTGGGGTTCGCTGATGCTGCTCAATGTCTTTCTTAACTGGGGGCTGCCGTTCCTGGCGTTAATGTCGGCAACGACCAAGCGGAGCGGGCCGATACTGACCAAGGTTGCGACGGCGGTCCTGGCCGGACGGGCGCTCGACATCTACCTGATGGCCGCGCCCTCGGCTGGATTGGAACCACGGATCGGCCTGGCAGAGGTGGGAGCCTTGCTATTGACGGTCGGCCTCGCGGTAGTTGCGATCAAGCGGGAACTCAGTCGCTTCCCTCTGTTCCCGACCGGCGACCCGGGGCTGACGGCGAGCCTGCATCACCATCAATAAAGTCTGAGTGCTAAAGTGGTGGACGATGACAGACCCATAGCCGGGGTGATTCTTGCCGGTGGGCGCAGCCGCCGGATGGGTTCTCCCAAGGTGTTGTTGCCGCTGCCCGATGGGACCTTCCTGATCGCCCGGGTGGCTTCACTTCTAAGGGAAGTAACCTCTCTCGTGATCGTCGCCGGAGGCGGGGCGGAGTTGGCCGCTCTTGCTGGAGACGGCGTCCAGCACCAACCGGATCTTTGTCCTGGAGAGGGCCCTCTCGCAGCGCTGGAGGGTGTTTTCGCATCCCGACGCGCCAGTCGTTATCTCGTCGTTGCCGCCGACCAACCCCGCCTCACCGCATCCCTGCTTAACCGACTCGTCAACTCCGGGTCAGATTCTAATGAAGTCCCGGTTTGCTTTGGCCGGGTAGGGATCCTCGAGCCGCTGCCGGTAATGTTACCGGCATCTTTTTTGCCCCACTTGCGGTCAAAGATCGTTGCCGGAGTCCGGTCGCTACGGGTCTTTCTTCAGGAGTTGAACCCCATGCCGTTGCCTCTTCATTCTGAAGAAGCGCACCTCCTGGCGAGCCTCAACGCTCCACGCGACTACGCCGGCTTCTTTCTGGAGCAACTGACTTCAACCTATGCTCGACATCACCTCTAAATATCCGACCCTGCGCACCGCTGTCGCTGAAGCCGTCGTAGCAGCCGGCGAGCCGACCCTCCGCGCTGTGCGTGAAGGCCGCGTTCCGAAGGGCGACCCCCTTACTACCGCTCGGGTCGCCGGGATTCAAGCCGCCAAGAACACCTCCGCGATCATCCCGTTCTGTCATCCGCTCGCCATCACCTATGCAGATATTGCGTTCACTATCGAAGACGCCTCTATAGTCATTCGCGCGACGGTCAAGGCACTGGCGCCGACCGGCGTCGAGATGGAGGCTCTCACCGCGGCTTCTGTTGCCGCGCTGACGATCTATGACATGCTGAAGATGCTCGATAAGGATATGGAAATCCGCAGAGTTCACCTTATCGAGAAGCGCGGTGGCAAGAGCGACTTTGCCGAAACGCCGGACCGGACGCTCCGCGCCGGAGTGCTGGTGATGTCCGATTCGGTGGCTGCGGGGCACAAATCCGACCGCTCGGGGCAGTTGATTGTCGAACGTATGAAGAAGGAAGGCCTGGAGGTCGTCGAATACCGAATCATACCCGATGACCGGGAGCAGATTAGCAGCAATCTGATC
This DNA window, taken from Calditrichota bacterium, encodes the following:
- a CDS encoding DUF3341 domain-containing protein, producing MAKTYYTPNRRQLLGVFETEKAILAATRAAREGRYRIVDVHTPYAVHGLDRAMGLRPSRLPWAALLLGFIGAAFKVWFEYWTTGVSWPIDVGGKPFDSLPAFVPVTFEVMVLFAGVGTVFTFLIARRLLPGRSARLPHPDVTTDRFVIILEESDAAFDPVEVKALFRTLGAVEVLERETSEVVR
- a CDS encoding cytochrome c, giving the protein MNRSLVNLLLGGALVVTLGLGLMIEDDHRLPNRLFLPNMNASPAYGAYEEGPLAKGERRTKEAGQWSGGLYLTPDSIGLKASTALTNPLNKDSLMDYSQAGAFVYRDFCLPCHGPNGAGDGPVALRGYPPPPNLIAPAANALTDGQIYHIITFGKGNMPAYAAQMTDYERWLAVMHLRRLQ
- a CDS encoding molybdenum cofactor guanylyltransferase, coding for MSAKVVDDDRPIAGVILAGGRSRRMGSPKVLLPLPDGTFLIARVASLLREVTSLVIVAGGGAELAALAGDGVQHQPDLCPGEGPLAALEGVFASRRASRYLVVAADQPRLTASLLNRLVNSGSDSNEVPVCFGRVGILEPLPVMLPASFLPHLRSKIVAGVRSLRVFLQELNPMPLPLHSEEAHLLASLNAPRDYAGFFLEQLTSTYARHHL
- a CDS encoding bifunctional molybdenum cofactor biosynthesis protein MoaC/MoaB, yielding MLDITSKYPTLRTAVAEAVVAAGEPTLRAVREGRVPKGDPLTTARVAGIQAAKNTSAIIPFCHPLAITYADIAFTIEDASIVIRATVKALAPTGVEMEALTAASVAALTIYDMLKMLDKDMEIRRVHLIEKRGGKSDFAETPDRTLRAGVLVMSDSVAAGHKSDRSGQLIVERMKKEGLEVVEYRIIPDDREQISSNLIRFADELRLDLVLTTGGTGFSPRDITPEAMGDLDLKEIPGIPEAIREYGRQRTPYSMLSRGRAGLRRSTLIVNLPGSTRGVSESLDLLFPALLHAFPMIAGAGWGKSR